Proteins encoded in a region of the Streptomyces sp. PCS3-D2 genome:
- a CDS encoding deoxyribodipyrimidine photo-lyase, protein MNASVVLFTSDLRVHDHPPLRAALGPRNETVPLFVRDPAVDRAGFAAPNRLAFLADCLADLDQGLRRRGGRLVVRSGDPVDAVCAVVREVEADEVHMAAGCSAFALRREQRLRRALEADGRRLYVHDGVVTALPAGAVTPSGSDHFAVFTPYFRRWSGERLRPPLAAPRVIRVPPGIRSEELPARPAAGAVSAGLAAGGEEEARKRLAYWLDQYADAYEEGHDDLAADATSRLSPYLHFGALSAAEAVHRARARGGSGAEAFVRQLCWRDFHHQLLAARPAVADADYRSRSDRWRRGPEAEADLRAWREGRTGYPVVDAAMRQLAHEGWMPGRGRLLTASFLTKTLYIDWRAGARHFLDLLVDGDVANNQLNWQWMAGTGTDSRPNRVLNPVIQGKRYDPEGAYVRRWVPELAALTGPEIHEPWKAAGSDRARFDGYPDPLIALPEGLARFRRARGQD, encoded by the coding sequence ATGAACGCCTCGGTCGTCCTCTTCACCTCGGATCTGCGGGTCCACGACCACCCGCCGCTGCGCGCCGCGCTGGGGCCGCGCAACGAGACCGTCCCGCTCTTCGTCCGGGACCCCGCGGTGGATCGCGCCGGTTTCGCCGCGCCGAACCGTCTCGCCTTCCTCGCGGACTGCCTCGCCGACCTCGACCAGGGACTGCGTCGGCGGGGCGGCCGGCTCGTCGTCCGCTCGGGCGACCCCGTCGACGCGGTGTGCGCCGTCGTCCGGGAGGTCGAAGCCGACGAGGTGCACATGGCCGCCGGATGCAGCGCCTTCGCCCTGCGGCGCGAACAGCGGCTGCGCCGGGCCCTTGAGGCCGACGGACGGCGCCTGTACGTCCACGACGGGGTCGTCACCGCCCTGCCGGCCGGCGCCGTGACGCCGAGCGGTTCCGATCATTTCGCCGTCTTCACCCCGTACTTCAGACGTTGGTCCGGGGAGCGGCTGCGGCCGCCCCTCGCGGCCCCGCGCGTGATCCGGGTCCCGCCGGGCATCCGGTCCGAGGAGCTTCCCGCGCGCCCGGCCGCCGGAGCCGTCTCCGCGGGCCTGGCAGCCGGTGGCGAGGAGGAGGCCCGCAAGCGGCTGGCGTACTGGCTCGACCAGTACGCCGACGCCTACGAGGAAGGACATGACGACCTCGCCGCCGACGCCACGTCCCGACTCTCCCCGTACCTCCACTTCGGCGCGCTGTCGGCGGCCGAGGCCGTCCACCGCGCCCGGGCCCGGGGCGGATCGGGCGCCGAGGCCTTCGTACGGCAGCTGTGCTGGCGCGACTTCCACCACCAACTGCTCGCCGCCCGTCCCGCGGTCGCCGACGCCGACTACCGCAGCCGGTCGGACCGTTGGCGCCGCGGCCCGGAGGCCGAGGCCGACCTGCGGGCGTGGCGCGAGGGCCGCACCGGCTATCCCGTCGTCGACGCGGCCATGCGGCAACTGGCGCACGAGGGCTGGATGCCCGGCCGCGGCCGGCTGCTCACCGCCTCGTTCCTGACCAAGACGCTCTACATCGACTGGCGCGCCGGCGCCCGCCACTTCCTGGACCTGCTGGTCGACGGGGACGTCGCCAACAACCAGCTCAACTGGCAGTGGATGGCCGGTACCGGCACCGACAGCCGCCCCAACCGGGTCCTCAACCCGGTGATCCAGGGCAAGCGCTACGACCCCGAGGGCGCCTACGTGCGCCGGTGGGTGCCCGAACTCGCCGCACTGACGGGCCCCGAGATCCACGAGCCGTGGAAGGCGGCCGGGTCCGACCGGGCCCGGTTCGACGGCTACCCCGATCCGCTGATCGCGCTCCCCGAGGGGCTGGCCCGCTTCCGCAGGGCCCGGGGTCAGGACTGA
- a CDS encoding MerR family transcriptional regulator produces the protein MTDSAHGMTTGAVARRLGVAPTTLRTWDRRYGIGPAAREDGRHRRWTPEDVAVLHEMCRLTSSGIPPAEAARAALAGPARTAADLPAATAPPPGPEHLPRPARRPGSGNGLPLGAVRQECRGLGRAAVRLDARTVDDVLETVIAQYGLVTAWEEVMAPTLHAVGRKWETSGDRYVEVEHLLSWHVSSALRRAAGTPPLGGPAATDRPPVLLACVPGEQHTLALEALAAGLAGLGLPALMFGAAVPPGALDQAVRRTGPAAVVLWSQARSTADHPLARHLAEVAWGVKGARARPAVLPVGPGWAGQPLAAGTLRPRGLREALAVLRGLCDTAAGADTGRPAAAGQS, from the coding sequence ATGACGGATTCCGCACACGGCATGACCACGGGGGCGGTGGCCCGCCGGCTGGGGGTCGCCCCCACGACCCTGCGCACCTGGGACCGGCGCTACGGCATCGGCCCGGCGGCCCGGGAGGACGGCAGGCACCGGCGGTGGACCCCCGAGGACGTCGCCGTCCTGCACGAGATGTGCCGGCTGACCTCGTCGGGCATCCCGCCCGCGGAAGCCGCGCGGGCCGCGCTCGCCGGCCCGGCCCGCACGGCGGCCGACCTGCCCGCCGCGACCGCCCCGCCCCCCGGCCCCGAGCACCTCCCCCGACCGGCCCGCCGGCCCGGTTCGGGCAACGGCCTGCCGCTGGGCGCCGTACGGCAGGAGTGCCGCGGGCTGGGCCGCGCCGCGGTACGCCTCGACGCCCGGACCGTGGACGACGTGCTGGAAACGGTGATCGCCCAATACGGCCTGGTCACCGCCTGGGAAGAAGTGATGGCGCCGACCCTGCACGCCGTGGGCCGCAAATGGGAGACCTCGGGAGACCGGTACGTCGAGGTCGAGCACCTGCTGTCCTGGCACGTGTCGAGCGCGCTGCGCCGCGCCGCCGGGACCCCGCCCTTGGGTGGCCCGGCGGCGACGGACCGACCTCCGGTGCTGCTCGCGTGCGTGCCGGGCGAGCAGCACACCCTCGCGCTGGAGGCGCTGGCCGCGGGCCTGGCCGGGCTCGGCCTGCCCGCCCTGATGTTCGGGGCCGCCGTGCCGCCCGGGGCGCTCGACCAGGCCGTGCGCCGGACGGGCCCCGCCGCGGTCGTGCTGTGGTCCCAGGCCCGGTCCACCGCCGACCATCCGCTGGCCCGGCACCTCGCCGAGGTCGCGTGGGGCGTCAAGGGCGCCCGCGCCCGGCCGGCCGTGCTGCCCGTGGGCCCGGGCTGGGCCGGTCAGCCCCTCGCCGCGGGCACGCTGCGTCCCCGGGGGTTGCGGGAGGCCCTGGCCGTGCTGCGCGGGCTCTGCGACACGGCGGCGGGCGCGGACACGGGACGGCCCGCCGCCGCGGGTCAGTCCTGA
- a CDS encoding sigma-70 family RNA polymerase sigma factor: protein MTVLSATAQPSPATGERLLDHEVAEGFVRGDEKCLAAAYRRWGGLVQTLAARTLGDPREAEDVSQQVFLAAWRGRAGYRPERGAFPGWLVGITRRKIADALTERTRRLDLVSAAGAALPPADEPAEGPEAVLDRLIVTGELARLPRPQREVLAMAFYGDLTQTQIAERTGMPLGTVKSHTRRGLHRMRHRFAAGAPAADPGAAKYA from the coding sequence ATGACCGTCCTGAGCGCCACCGCCCAGCCGTCCCCCGCGACCGGGGAGCGCCTCCTCGACCACGAGGTCGCCGAGGGCTTCGTGCGCGGCGACGAGAAGTGCCTGGCCGCCGCGTACCGCCGTTGGGGCGGCCTCGTCCAGACCCTCGCGGCCCGCACGCTCGGGGATCCCCGCGAGGCCGAGGACGTCAGCCAGCAGGTCTTCCTGGCCGCGTGGCGCGGTCGGGCCGGCTACCGGCCCGAGCGCGGCGCCTTCCCCGGCTGGCTCGTCGGCATTACCCGGCGCAAGATCGCCGACGCGCTCACGGAGCGCACCCGGCGCCTCGACCTGGTCAGCGCGGCCGGTGCCGCCCTGCCGCCGGCGGACGAGCCGGCGGAGGGCCCCGAAGCGGTCCTGGACCGGCTGATCGTCACCGGCGAACTCGCGAGACTGCCCCGCCCGCAGCGGGAGGTACTGGCCATGGCCTTCTACGGGGACCTCACCCAGACCCAGATCGCCGAGCGCACCGGCATGCCGCTCGGCACGGTCAAGAGCCACACCCGGCGCGGTCTGCACCGGATGCGCCACCGCTTCGCCGCCGGAGCGCCCGCCGCGGATCCGGGCGCCGCGAAGTACGCGTGA
- a CDS encoding TetR/AcrR family transcriptional regulator: MAQEDDQVPGPVPVRVDGRTERGRRTRDKIVDALLALLDEGAVEFPAERVAERAGVSRRLVFHHFADMSELVDLAITRRLEQLAEQIRPLPDTGPRRARVAALAEQRARILEWITPARLTLMRIDHPSPRIQQVTDEAFAEARRRVAEIFAEELGRLDESRAAELLDGLDAVTTWGVWNHWRSGGKSPQEARAAMEATVLNLLAAADGPRG, encoded by the coding sequence GTGGCGCAGGAGGACGATCAGGTACCCGGCCCGGTGCCGGTCCGGGTGGACGGGCGGACCGAGCGCGGACGCCGCACCCGGGACAAGATCGTGGACGCCCTGCTCGCGCTGCTCGACGAGGGAGCGGTGGAGTTCCCGGCCGAGCGCGTCGCCGAGCGCGCGGGCGTCTCCCGACGGCTGGTCTTCCACCACTTCGCCGACATGTCCGAACTGGTCGACCTCGCCATCACCCGTCGGCTTGAGCAACTGGCCGAGCAGATCAGGCCGCTGCCGGATACCGGGCCCCGCCGGGCCCGGGTGGCGGCGCTCGCCGAACAGCGGGCGCGGATCCTGGAGTGGATCACCCCGGCACGGCTGACCCTGATGCGGATCGACCATCCCTCGCCGCGCATCCAGCAGGTCACCGACGAGGCGTTCGCGGAGGCCCGGCGCCGTGTCGCCGAGATCTTCGCGGAGGAACTCGGCCGCCTGGACGAGAGCCGGGCGGCCGAACTCCTCGACGGCCTGGACGCCGTTACCACCTGGGGGGTCTGGAACCACTGGCGCTCCGGTGGCAAGAGTCCGCAGGAAGCGCGCGCGGCGATGGAGGCCACCGTGCTGAACCTGCTGGCGGCGGCGGACGGCCCGCGGGGCTGA
- a CDS encoding DUF2993 domain-containing protein: protein MLPRTTTRPGDTTDRRSDGPAARPTRPRHRRALTAAGLAAVLLLALPVTDSVARDLAEKRLADRISARQANLAGRPDVSIEGVPFLLQAARERYPEVRVRADATTDRGTPVTADITFDNVSREGDGYRADSASARFTAPYSSLADGADGTRISDAGNGQLLISRSVLGAPVVLTAGLELHDGVLSLRPTAASVAGRALDPASPLIAQALARQTRTLPELPLGLRPSGVSVGADGVTVTARAEKVSAV, encoded by the coding sequence ATGCTCCCCCGCACCACCACCCGCCCCGGCGACACGACGGACCGCAGGTCGGACGGGCCCGCCGCCCGCCCGACCCGACCGCGCCACCGCCGCGCCCTGACGGCGGCAGGACTGGCCGCCGTACTCCTGCTCGCGCTGCCCGTCACCGACTCGGTCGCCCGCGACCTGGCGGAGAAGCGGCTCGCGGACCGGATCAGTGCGCGGCAGGCGAACCTCGCGGGACGCCCCGACGTCTCCATCGAGGGGGTTCCCTTCCTCCTGCAGGCCGCCCGCGAGCGCTATCCCGAGGTGCGGGTGCGGGCCGACGCGACGACCGACCGGGGCACCCCGGTCACGGCCGACATCACCTTCGACAACGTCTCCCGCGAGGGCGACGGCTACCGGGCGGACTCGGCCTCGGCCCGCTTCACCGCCCCGTACTCCTCGCTGGCCGACGGAGCGGACGGCACCCGGATCTCCGACGCCGGCAACGGCCAACTGCTCATCAGCCGCAGCGTGCTGGGGGCGCCCGTGGTGCTCACGGCGGGGCTCGAACTCCACGACGGCGTCCTCTCCCTGCGTCCGACGGCCGCCTCGGTGGCGGGCCGGGCCCTGGATCCGGCCAGCCCACTCATCGCCCAGGCGCTCGCCCGGCAGACCCGGACCCTGCCCGAACTGCCCCTCGGCTTGCGCCCCTCGGGGGTGTCGGTGGGCGCGGACGGCGTGACCGTCACCGCGCGGGCCGAGAAGGTCAGCGCCGTCTGA
- a CDS encoding MMPL family transporter encodes MFLTMGRWCARRPKRVIGAWLLLLLVLGGGLTAYGRVTSEAVTIPGSDSQAALDTAATAFPGPASGNQPLVLRAGPDGPALTGESARNAVERSARAIAEVPHVVSVISPYERAGAAAMSADGHTAYLSVGLDVTGRDITAELSERITGAAGPAAAAGIEVTPGGDLAAAVDRPDTGHSELIGLAAAAVILFAGFRKAAAAGLPLVIGVTGLIASLTAIGLAGHLMDMPSSATTIAAMIGLGVGIDYTLFCLTRFRELRGRDVPAAEAAALATATAGKASAFAGCAVIAALAGLALGGLPLLRALALAPAIAVLAAVAATLTLLPALLSLLARFLGAAREEGAIAHDGTDPPAATGRGWQRIAERVTARPWRHLLAGLTLLLLLAAPASQLSFGQLDAGDKPIGSASRTAYEQLSDAFGPGVNGPLQIVDTLTAPAAGPQDARIAEVSAALAATPGVASVSPAQLTSDGRTVRWQVTPATAPGDPATARLVATLRTDTLPAATADGAGSAHVGGVAAVVTDLNDRLADRLPAVIGTVVLVAGLLLLAAFRSPLLALKAAVLNLLSVAAAYGVLTAVFQWGWGARLIGLEGPVPVPGYVPLVMFAVLFGLSMDYEVFLLTSVREKWLVGGDSRQAVVGGLASTGRIITSAALIMVSVFLAYLLSDDPVVKMFGTGLAAAVALDVTVVRGLLVPTTMALLGDRGWWLPRRLDRFLPELDIEGHSHTLPAGGLQSLPAPEAGTADAAGPLPTR; translated from the coding sequence ATGTTCCTGACGATGGGGCGCTGGTGCGCCCGTCGGCCGAAACGGGTGATCGGGGCCTGGCTGCTGCTGCTCCTCGTGCTCGGCGGCGGCCTCACCGCCTACGGCCGCGTGACCAGCGAGGCGGTGACCATCCCGGGCAGCGACAGCCAGGCCGCCCTCGACACGGCGGCGACTGCCTTCCCAGGCCCCGCCTCCGGCAACCAGCCGCTCGTCCTGCGCGCCGGACCCGACGGCCCCGCCCTCACCGGCGAGAGCGCCCGGAACGCCGTCGAGCGCAGCGCCCGGGCCATCGCCGAGGTGCCGCACGTCGTGAGCGTGATCTCGCCGTACGAGCGGGCCGGTGCCGCCGCGATGAGCGCGGACGGGCACACGGCCTACCTCTCCGTCGGGCTCGACGTGACCGGTCGCGACATCACCGCCGAACTCTCCGAGCGGATCACCGGCGCCGCCGGGCCGGCCGCAGCGGCCGGCATCGAGGTCACCCCGGGCGGCGACCTCGCGGCCGCCGTCGACCGGCCGGACACCGGGCACAGCGAGCTCATCGGACTCGCGGCCGCCGCCGTGATCCTTTTCGCCGGCTTCCGGAAGGCGGCGGCGGCCGGGCTTCCCCTGGTCATCGGCGTCACCGGGCTGATCGCCTCGCTGACCGCCATCGGCCTGGCCGGACACCTCATGGACATGCCGTCGTCCGCCACCACCATCGCCGCGATGATCGGCCTGGGCGTCGGGATCGACTACACGCTGTTCTGCCTCACCCGGTTCCGGGAGTTGCGCGGCCGGGACGTACCGGCCGCCGAGGCCGCCGCCCTGGCGACCGCCACCGCCGGGAAGGCCTCCGCCTTCGCCGGATGCGCCGTGATCGCGGCGCTGGCCGGACTCGCGCTGGGCGGGCTGCCGCTGCTGCGTGCCCTGGCGCTGGCCCCGGCGATCGCGGTGCTGGCCGCCGTGGCCGCCACCCTCACCCTGCTGCCCGCCCTGCTGAGCCTGCTGGCCCGGTTCCTCGGCGCCGCCCGGGAGGAGGGAGCCATCGCGCACGACGGGACGGACCCGCCGGCAGCCACGGGCCGCGGCTGGCAGCGCATCGCCGAGCGCGTCACGGCTCGCCCCTGGCGTCACCTGCTCGCCGGCCTCACCCTGCTCCTGCTGCTCGCCGCCCCCGCCAGCCAGTTGTCCTTCGGTCAGCTCGATGCCGGGGACAAGCCCATCGGCTCGGCCAGCCGCACTGCCTACGAGCAGCTCTCGGACGCGTTCGGCCCCGGCGTCAACGGCCCCCTCCAGATCGTCGACACCCTGACGGCGCCCGCCGCGGGGCCGCAGGACGCCCGTATCGCCGAGGTCTCCGCCGCCCTGGCCGCCACCCCCGGCGTGGCCTCGGTCAGCCCGGCACAGCTCACCTCGGACGGCCGCACCGTCCGCTGGCAGGTCACGCCCGCCACCGCCCCGGGCGACCCGGCGACCGCCCGCCTGGTCGCCACCCTGCGCACGGACACCCTGCCCGCAGCCACCGCCGACGGCGCGGGGAGCGCGCACGTCGGCGGCGTCGCCGCGGTGGTGACCGATCTCAACGACCGCCTCGCGGACCGGCTGCCCGCCGTGATCGGTACCGTGGTGCTCGTGGCGGGACTGCTGCTGCTGGCCGCCTTCCGCTCACCGCTCCTCGCGCTGAAGGCCGCCGTGCTGAACCTGCTGTCGGTGGCCGCCGCGTACGGGGTGCTCACCGCGGTGTTCCAGTGGGGCTGGGGCGCGCGGCTCATCGGCCTGGAAGGGCCGGTGCCCGTACCCGGTTACGTACCGCTGGTGATGTTCGCCGTCCTGTTCGGACTCTCCATGGACTACGAGGTGTTCCTGCTGACCTCGGTGCGCGAGAAGTGGCTGGTGGGCGGCGACAGCCGGCAGGCGGTCGTCGGGGGCCTCGCCTCGACCGGTCGGATCATCACCTCCGCCGCCCTGATCATGGTGAGTGTGTTCCTCGCGTACCTGCTCTCGGACGACCCCGTGGTGAAGATGTTCGGCACCGGACTGGCCGCGGCCGTGGCCCTCGACGTCACCGTCGTGCGCGGCCTGCTGGTCCCCACCACCATGGCGCTGCTCGGGGACCGCGGCTGGTGGCTGCCCCGCCGCCTCGACCGGTTCCTGCCCGAACTCGACATCGAGGGCCACTCCCACACCCTGCCGGCCGGAGGACTCCAGAGCCTCCCCGCGCCCGAAGCCGGCACGGCCGACGCCGCCGGCCCCCTTCCCACACGGTGA
- a CDS encoding sensor histidine kinase yields MRSGTDRAQSFLIVATLLYRASHLTVAVMAVAHRPWHLPLQHLGLAAALGLSALAYGTALRRGRFDRRHIWADVIVTGCVLPLALCAWGGVREPPTIAWAMLLGGSASATAAIALDRLHAVVVVGLLVVTHFIGYQAVGATPAVVVGHLNSLVSSAVMTYAFRWYLLRQGRLVDEANARALTAEAHRARYAERLEHHRALHDTVLATLTTLAAGTVDANAPEVRQRCAREAAYLRRLIQQTADETPHREIGAALEEAVGSVESLGLRVTAQYHALPQVPPEVAAALGHAVREALNNVRRHAGTGHAYLTATGDPDGKGGAVVTVVDRGPGFDPARCEPGLGLRGSVHGRMTEAGGRATVDTAPGEGVRVELRWPG; encoded by the coding sequence GTGAGGTCGGGGACGGACCGGGCCCAGTCCTTCCTGATCGTGGCCACCCTGCTCTACCGGGCCAGCCACCTCACCGTCGCGGTCATGGCCGTTGCCCACCGCCCGTGGCACCTCCCCCTCCAACACCTCGGCCTCGCCGCGGCGTTGGGCCTGAGCGCACTCGCCTACGGCACCGCTCTGCGCCGCGGCCGGTTCGACCGGCGGCACATCTGGGCCGACGTCATCGTGACCGGATGCGTCCTGCCCCTGGCCCTGTGCGCCTGGGGAGGTGTGCGCGAACCCCCCACCATCGCCTGGGCGATGCTGCTCGGCGGATCGGCGAGCGCCACCGCGGCCATCGCCCTGGACCGCCTCCACGCCGTCGTCGTGGTGGGGCTCCTCGTAGTGACCCACTTCATCGGCTACCAGGCCGTGGGCGCGACTCCCGCCGTCGTCGTCGGCCACCTCAACTCGCTGGTGTCCTCTGCCGTGATGACGTACGCCTTCCGCTGGTACCTGCTCCGCCAGGGCCGCCTCGTGGACGAGGCCAACGCCCGCGCGCTGACCGCGGAAGCACACCGGGCCCGCTACGCCGAACGCCTCGAACACCACCGGGCCCTGCACGACACGGTCCTCGCCACCCTGACCACCCTGGCGGCCGGTACCGTCGACGCCAACGCCCCAGAGGTGCGGCAGCGGTGCGCCCGCGAGGCCGCCTACCTGCGCCGCCTGATCCAGCAGACCGCCGACGAGACGCCGCACCGGGAGATCGGCGCCGCCCTGGAGGAGGCGGTCGGATCCGTGGAGAGCCTCGGACTGCGGGTCACCGCCCAGTACCACGCCCTGCCGCAGGTACCGCCCGAGGTCGCCGCCGCACTGGGCCACGCCGTACGGGAAGCCCTCAACAACGTGCGCAGGCACGCCGGAACCGGCCACGCGTACCTCACCGCCACCGGCGACCCGGACGGAAAGGGCGGAGCGGTCGTCACCGTCGTCGACCGGGGACCCGGATTCGACCCGGCCCGGTGCGAGCCGGGCCTCGGCCTGCGCGGCTCCGTCCACGGCCGGATGACCGAGGCGGGCGGCCGTGCCACCGTGGACACCGCCCCCGGCGAGGGAGTGCGCGTGGAGCTCAGATGGCCGGGGTGA
- a CDS encoding response regulator transcription factor, translating to MAGVITVAVVDDDRMLRDGLRAWLGDVPDLRLVATAGTVGELLADRNPYHPDGPDGTGGPHAPDGAAGPPADVVLLDLVLRDGSDPADNIRRVLRTGSRVLMISTVPDRSRIIEAIRAGADGYLTKDHDLPTLVAAVRDLAEGRGTPSMELAFACAYDDSPARPRLSPRERQILLDYASGMTLKSAARRAGITVHTAKDYLDRVKAKYQQAGRPTYTKLDLALRVREDSLEGG from the coding sequence ATGGCCGGGGTGATCACGGTCGCGGTCGTCGACGACGACCGGATGCTCCGCGACGGACTGCGGGCCTGGCTCGGCGACGTGCCGGACCTGCGACTCGTCGCGACCGCCGGCACCGTCGGCGAACTCCTCGCGGACCGGAATCCGTACCACCCCGACGGCCCGGACGGCACGGGCGGCCCCCACGCCCCCGACGGCGCGGCCGGACCCCCGGCCGACGTCGTCCTCCTCGACCTCGTCCTGCGGGACGGCTCGGACCCCGCCGACAACATCCGCAGGGTGCTGCGCACCGGCAGCCGCGTCCTCATGATCAGCACGGTGCCGGACCGCTCCCGGATCATCGAGGCGATCCGGGCCGGCGCCGACGGGTACCTGACCAAGGACCACGACCTGCCGACCCTGGTGGCCGCCGTGAGGGACCTCGCGGAGGGCAGGGGCACCCCTTCCATGGAACTCGCCTTCGCCTGTGCGTACGACGACAGCCCCGCCCGCCCGCGGCTCTCGCCCCGGGAGCGGCAGATCCTGCTCGACTACGCGTCCGGCATGACCCTGAAGTCCGCCGCCCGCCGCGCGGGCATCACCGTCCACACGGCCAAGGACTACCTGGACCGCGTCAAGGCCAAGTACCAGCAGGCCGGCCGCCCCACCTACACCAAGCTCGACCTCGCCCTGCGGGTACGGGAGGACAGCCTGGAGGGGGGCTGA